Proteins encoded within one genomic window of Citrobacter amalonaticus Y19:
- a CDS encoding lytic transglycosylase domain-containing protein, translating into MLSPTVFLAAAMQCAATIPPSTAFDVAKVESSFNPYAVAEIVPKKERIPGSAGVISHQPTSMQTAVNIIEQVAAKGRRYSVGLMQITSTNFRHYGVTAHDLLDPCTNLSIFERILTDCYQRGGTLKRALSCYYSGNFNTGQQPEPALNQTSYIQRIGYTVPYTREDLKRSTTSQSTPDIHYPATILRGELTDKTTPVVTSLRYPDAILRGDVSLPVINEEQ; encoded by the coding sequence ATGCTTTCCCCCACTGTTTTTCTGGCGGCAGCCATGCAGTGTGCCGCCACGATTCCCCCCTCCACCGCGTTTGATGTAGCTAAAGTGGAATCCAGCTTTAATCCTTACGCTGTCGCTGAGATTGTACCAAAGAAGGAGAGAATACCCGGCAGTGCAGGTGTCATCTCTCATCAGCCCACCAGCATGCAAACTGCCGTCAACATCATCGAGCAGGTGGCAGCAAAAGGTCGCCGTTATTCGGTCGGGCTGATGCAAATCACCAGTACCAACTTCCGGCATTACGGCGTGACGGCCCATGACTTGTTAGACCCCTGCACTAATCTGTCTATTTTTGAGCGAATACTCACCGACTGCTACCAACGAGGTGGCACGCTGAAAAGAGCGCTCAGTTGTTACTATTCTGGCAATTTCAATACAGGTCAGCAGCCAGAACCCGCCTTAAATCAAACCAGTTATATCCAGCGTATTGGCTATACGGTCCCGTATACGCGGGAAGACCTCAAGCGCAGTACCACCAGCCAATCCACTCCAGATATCCATTATCCAGCCACCATCCTGCGCGGTGAACTTACCGATAAAACCACACCTGTTGTGACCTCCTTGCGCTATCCCGACGCCATCCTTCGCGGCGATGTATCCCTACCTGTAATTAATGAGGAGCAATGA
- a CDS encoding TrbC/VirB2 family protein has protein sequence MTMQKRKHWPAFSSLLISTQTLAAGSGFNKANDTLSKTSTGLLGLAAVTITLATMWVGYKVLFDGKSLHDMRNVIIGAILIVGASGFGAYWAS, from the coding sequence ATGACGATGCAAAAACGTAAACACTGGCCTGCGTTTTCTTCACTGTTGATATCAACCCAAACGCTGGCAGCCGGGAGTGGGTTTAACAAAGCCAACGATACGCTGAGTAAAACCTCCACCGGCTTGCTCGGGCTGGCCGCCGTTACGATCACACTGGCAACCATGTGGGTGGGTTACAAGGTGCTGTTTGACGGTAAAAGTCTGCATGACATGCGCAACGTCATTATCGGAGCCATCCTGATCGTCGGTGCATCGGGCTTTGGTGCCTACTGGGCATCCTAG
- a CDS encoding VirB3 family type IV secretion system protein: protein MTTLNKALTRPAAIMGIPLVPFVIVSGAIVLLSVYTSYYLSLLLIPAWLEMKAKARTDIHYFGLLWLAFKTRGRFATDRHFGASAMLASHYDAVDVSEFTAKMKLNERITLDKYIPYSSHIHPHIIRNRAGDLVATWELGGTVFECEDEHHLTLLASHLNNLIRSYEGLPITFYIHRIREKYQDGFEASSGIPFSDDVTERYYQPIKEKPLWRHRLFFTVCYAPFSTLEKKIMKTQPVGKRKAALDDALKRMLEHHEAINTALSRYMVTPLGLYEEKSRVYSSQLAFYHRLITGKWQNVAVTRAPFYHALSTPDVFFTTDTAECQTVGGSRFFRSLEIKDYSPETYTGLLDALLYAESEYVLTQSFTCMARDEAQNHIRLAEKRLNSTDDDAISQREELIVLRDLLQSGHVSCGKYHFSLLVSSASADQVVKETNALAQPFNDLGIMTSLSTMSLPAAYLAQLPGVYTLRPRLVVVSSQNYVDMGSLHNFHPHKRHGNPWGEAIAILKSPGGGGYYLNLHDSQAGRNDFNEKTPGNTAIIGKTGSGKTLLMTMMKQLMQKYRNPATFSASATLKRLTTVYFDKDRAAEMSIRQMGGRYFRIRTGIPTGFNPFSLAPTRRNISFIKRLIRMLCRRDGKPLDPRDEERISTAVDTIMLDYPPEYRRYGITRLLEVLPEPPTKEARTNGLRIRLKQWAQGGEFGWVFDNEKDTFNISNIDNFGIDGTEFLDDDDIRGPITFYLLYRVTSLLDGRRLVMFMDEYWKWLADVEFSKFSLNMLKVIRKLNGIFIPATQSPDEIVRHPIAPAIIEQCSTQIFLANPKASHTDYVEKMKVPESVYDMVRNLDPSEHYLVVLKTPLRTGETRPFVAMARMDLSGLGNITKILSGSEDNLKIFDAIYQEGMSPTDWKETFLNQAI, encoded by the coding sequence ATGACTACCCTGAACAAAGCACTGACCCGCCCTGCCGCCATTATGGGTATCCCTCTTGTCCCGTTCGTGATCGTCAGCGGGGCTATCGTCCTGCTGTCGGTTTACACCAGCTATTACCTTTCACTGTTACTGATCCCTGCCTGGCTGGAAATGAAAGCAAAGGCTCGAACGGATATTCATTATTTCGGACTGCTGTGGCTGGCCTTTAAAACCCGTGGGCGATTTGCCACGGATCGCCATTTCGGTGCAAGTGCCATGCTGGCAAGCCACTATGACGCCGTCGATGTTTCGGAGTTTACCGCTAAGATGAAATTAAACGAGCGCATCACGCTGGATAAATATATTCCCTACTCCTCCCATATTCACCCTCACATCATAAGAAATCGCGCCGGTGATTTAGTCGCTACCTGGGAATTGGGTGGCACTGTGTTTGAATGTGAGGACGAACATCATCTGACATTGCTGGCAAGCCACCTCAACAACCTGATCCGCTCGTATGAAGGGCTACCAATCACCTTCTATATCCACCGCATACGGGAGAAATATCAGGATGGCTTTGAGGCCAGTTCGGGCATTCCCTTTTCGGATGACGTCACGGAACGCTATTACCAGCCAATAAAAGAGAAACCGCTCTGGCGACATCGGCTGTTTTTCACCGTCTGTTACGCCCCTTTCTCCACGCTGGAGAAAAAAATCATGAAGACACAGCCTGTCGGAAAAAGGAAAGCGGCGCTGGATGATGCACTGAAAAGGATGCTTGAACACCATGAGGCAATCAACACAGCCCTGTCCCGTTACATGGTAACGCCATTGGGTCTTTATGAGGAAAAAAGCCGGGTTTACTCTTCACAACTGGCTTTCTATCATCGGCTGATTACGGGCAAATGGCAGAACGTGGCGGTAACACGAGCACCGTTTTATCACGCACTCAGTACGCCGGATGTGTTCTTTACCACAGATACCGCCGAATGTCAGACGGTCGGCGGTTCCCGCTTCTTCCGCAGTCTGGAAATTAAAGATTACTCACCAGAAACCTATACCGGCCTGCTGGATGCGCTGCTGTATGCCGAAAGCGAGTATGTCCTGACGCAATCTTTCACCTGTATGGCACGAGATGAAGCGCAAAATCATATCCGACTGGCAGAAAAACGGCTGAACTCAACCGATGATGACGCCATTTCACAGCGAGAGGAATTGATCGTCTTACGCGACCTGCTCCAGTCCGGGCATGTGTCTTGCGGCAAGTATCACTTCTCGCTGCTGGTCTCGTCCGCCAGCGCCGATCAGGTAGTCAAGGAGACCAATGCGCTGGCTCAGCCTTTTAACGATCTCGGCATAATGACATCCCTGTCTACCATGTCGTTACCTGCCGCTTATCTGGCTCAACTTCCCGGCGTGTATACGTTACGCCCCCGTCTGGTGGTGGTCAGTAGCCAGAATTACGTGGATATGGGGAGTCTGCATAACTTTCATCCCCACAAACGTCACGGCAATCCGTGGGGTGAGGCTATTGCTATCCTAAAATCCCCCGGTGGTGGCGGTTACTATCTGAATCTGCATGACAGTCAGGCAGGACGGAATGACTTCAATGAGAAAACGCCGGGGAATACCGCCATCATCGGTAAAACAGGTTCAGGAAAGACCCTGCTGATGACGATGATGAAACAGTTGATGCAGAAGTACCGTAATCCGGCGACATTTTCCGCCTCTGCCACTCTCAAACGGCTGACCACCGTTTACTTTGATAAAGACAGAGCAGCAGAGATGTCTATCCGCCAGATGGGCGGTCGCTACTTCCGTATCCGGACCGGTATTCCTACCGGATTCAACCCGTTTTCACTTGCGCCAACTCGACGAAATATCAGCTTTATCAAGCGACTGATCCGGATGCTGTGTCGTCGTGACGGTAAGCCACTCGATCCCCGCGATGAAGAGCGCATCAGCACAGCTGTGGATACCATTATGCTGGACTACCCGCCGGAATACCGCCGTTATGGTATTACCCGGCTGTTAGAAGTCTTGCCAGAGCCACCGACCAAAGAGGCCCGGACTAACGGCTTACGAATCCGACTGAAACAGTGGGCGCAGGGCGGTGAATTCGGCTGGGTGTTCGATAACGAGAAGGACACATTCAATATCAGTAATATTGATAACTTTGGTATCGATGGTACGGAATTCCTGGATGACGACGACATACGCGGGCCGATCACCTTTTACCTGCTATACCGCGTCACCAGCCTGCTGGATGGTCGCCGACTGGTGATGTTCATGGATGAGTACTGGAAATGGCTGGCTGATGTCGAGTTTTCTAAATTCTCCCTCAATATGCTCAAGGTGATCCGCAAGCTGAACGGCATTTTTATCCCCGCCACCCAGTCGCCCGATGAAATCGTCAGGCATCCTATCGCTCCGGCGATTATTGAGCAGTGCAGTACCCAGATTTTTCTCGCCAATCCCAAGGCCAGCCATACGGATTACGTGGAGAAAATGAAAGTCCCGGAAAGCGTTTACGACATGGTTCGTAACCTTGATCCGAGCGAGCACTATTTGGTCGTCCTGAAAACACCACTGCGTACTGGTGAAACTCGCCCGTTTGTCGCCATGGCAAGAATGGATTTATCGGGTCTCGGAAACATCACAAAAATCCTGAGCGGCAGTGAAGACAACCTGAAAATATTTGATGCCATTTATCAGGAAGGTATGTCACCCACCGACTGGAAAGAAACGTTCCTTAACCAGGCTATCTGA
- a CDS encoding type IV secretion system protein: MQTRKMFLALSLLMSTPAISAGIPVFDAASNTESINQWIQKLQQWQETVTHYKSELDAYKQQLATATGIRDIQGFLREAKSLKNDIEHLRKNGISLDDLLTNPSGYYSADLQRLYSKYQSFDICNQFSSSQRYLESCKQLVLNQAVSIENTSEVQNRINSTLNDISDLSDRIANAKDSKESQDLANAVAAKSVQLNALTSHWEMSVKQAEQRAALLTQQRQKAFNEQQLTSPIPDFNH, from the coding sequence ATGCAAACCAGAAAGATGTTTCTGGCGTTATCGCTATTGATGTCTACACCAGCGATAAGCGCCGGTATCCCGGTATTTGATGCCGCCAGTAATACCGAGTCGATTAACCAATGGATACAGAAACTCCAGCAATGGCAGGAAACGGTCACGCACTATAAAAGTGAGCTTGATGCCTATAAGCAGCAATTAGCGACCGCAACAGGCATAAGGGATATTCAGGGATTTCTCCGCGAGGCAAAATCCCTGAAAAACGATATCGAACATCTGCGCAAAAATGGTATTTCACTGGATGACCTGCTGACCAACCCAAGCGGTTATTACTCTGCAGACCTTCAGCGCCTATATAGCAAATATCAATCGTTTGATATTTGTAATCAGTTCAGTTCATCGCAACGGTATCTGGAAAGTTGCAAACAGCTTGTCCTCAATCAGGCGGTATCGATTGAGAATACCAGTGAAGTCCAAAACCGGATTAATAGCACATTAAACGATATATCAGACTTATCCGACCGCATAGCCAACGCCAAAGACTCGAAAGAGTCACAGGACCTAGCTAACGCAGTGGCAGCCAAAAGCGTACAATTGAACGCATTAACCAGCCATTGGGAAATGTCAGTCAAGCAGGCTGAACAGCGCGCCGCGCTGTTGACTCAACAACGGCAAAAAGCATTCAATGAACAACAACTCACTTCTCCAATTCCTGACTTTAATCATTGA
- a CDS encoding EexN family lipoprotein yields MKMLFCIFPIILGSLFLAGCDNPKSTQWYKEHPDELSQRYKACELYGDDSQDCKNAREARFEFRQENAKVPDLN; encoded by the coding sequence ATGAAAATGTTATTTTGCATTTTCCCGATTATTTTAGGCTCATTATTTCTGGCGGGGTGTGACAACCCGAAATCAACGCAGTGGTACAAAGAACATCCGGATGAACTGAGTCAACGATATAAAGCGTGTGAATTATACGGCGATGACTCCCAGGATTGCAAAAATGCACGAGAGGCGCGATTTGAATTCCGTCAGGAAAATGCCAAGGTTCCCGATTTGAATTAA
- a CDS encoding type IV secretion system protein — MSGGMFVGMNNTITDGLHAVLRGQTSVYGDMVSVIAVSSFTLFVTYRGYQTLAGKLQTPVEDVIWDVGRMLLIMTFVLNLDGWLDLAISAINGLTDGVSGDDNVWVLLDTVWAKAQTIGQKLYQQDDSTYVKLNGGIAQLLVWGGAIVTLLFGSAVNLLAGIIIVLMTTTAPLFIFCLLYGFLIPMFNNWLKIIFTVILTIMFSALSIRIVINYLNGLLDKAVNFADSANIITLGVQCCVAGVISGIIIWFSAKIANALGGVAVQAALQGAAMGGLRGLAKPSSDAAKPAMKACAAGARLAAKGSTSAANAAGTLIATGTSKALSAWQKRAASIDSMKRFNQQRNR; from the coding sequence ATGTCAGGTGGTATGTTTGTTGGAATGAACAATACAATCACTGACGGTTTGCATGCCGTACTGCGGGGGCAAACCTCCGTGTACGGCGATATGGTAAGTGTTATCGCCGTCAGCTCCTTCACGTTATTTGTCACGTATCGGGGTTATCAAACCCTGGCTGGAAAACTCCAAACACCAGTAGAAGATGTCATATGGGATGTCGGGCGAATGCTATTAATCATGACATTCGTTTTAAATCTCGATGGCTGGCTGGATTTAGCCATTTCGGCCATTAACGGATTAACTGACGGCGTCAGCGGGGATGACAATGTCTGGGTGTTACTGGATACCGTCTGGGCGAAAGCGCAAACGATAGGACAAAAGCTTTATCAGCAGGATGACTCCACCTATGTAAAGCTCAACGGCGGTATTGCCCAACTTCTGGTCTGGGGAGGCGCAATCGTCACCCTGCTATTTGGTTCGGCGGTTAACCTGTTAGCCGGAATTATCATTGTATTAATGACTACCACCGCACCGCTATTTATTTTCTGCCTTCTGTATGGATTCCTTATTCCGATGTTTAACAACTGGCTGAAAATTATCTTCACGGTGATCCTGACGATTATGTTTTCCGCGTTATCTATCAGGATTGTCATCAACTATCTTAATGGGCTATTAGATAAAGCGGTTAATTTTGCAGATAGCGCCAATATCATCACACTGGGTGTTCAGTGCTGCGTTGCGGGTGTTATTTCAGGCATCATTATCTGGTTTTCAGCAAAAATTGCGAACGCATTAGGAGGCGTCGCCGTTCAGGCCGCACTACAGGGTGCCGCTATGGGCGGTCTACGTGGGCTGGCGAAACCGTCTTCTGACGCAGCGAAACCCGCCATGAAGGCCTGTGCGGCGGGTGCCCGGTTAGCGGCAAAAGGCAGCACCAGCGCCGCTAATGCCGCAGGTACACTTATCGCCACAGGCACCAGCAAAGCCCTCTCCGCATGGCAAAAACGTGCGGCGTCTATCGATAGCATGAAGCGTTTCAACCAACAGCGTAACCGCTAA
- a CDS encoding virB8 family protein, whose product MSETENIIASSRTFESVLLEKDEREKKLAWRIAAIGFTLAAMAITALIILLPLKNTEIELWSVDKQTGRYEYMTRIKEQSISTEKALAQALAAHYVRLREGYNYFALQRDYDDVQLFNSDSVNRDYLDGFNSDQAPDVTFNKAEYVVSIDIISNVHATATAPDHLATLRIKRTIRRIVDNSVKTDVWNIRLTYRYLPRKQLTDSQREINPLGFIVTSYQRDKELRGE is encoded by the coding sequence ATGTCTGAAACAGAAAACATCATTGCGTCATCCCGAACCTTTGAATCTGTCCTGCTGGAAAAGGATGAACGGGAAAAAAAGCTGGCGTGGCGAATAGCGGCCATAGGGTTTACTTTGGCCGCAATGGCGATCACCGCACTGATTATTCTGCTGCCGCTGAAAAACACCGAAATCGAATTATGGTCGGTGGATAAACAGACCGGACGTTATGAATATATGACCCGGATTAAAGAGCAGAGCATTTCCACAGAGAAAGCACTAGCTCAGGCGTTAGCGGCACATTATGTCAGGCTCCGCGAGGGCTATAACTATTTTGCTCTCCAGCGCGATTATGACGATGTGCAGTTATTCAATAGCGACAGTGTGAACCGGGATTATCTCGACGGGTTTAACAGCGATCAGGCACCCGATGTCACTTTCAATAAAGCGGAATATGTCGTGTCTATCGACATTATTTCCAATGTTCACGCGACTGCTACAGCACCTGACCATCTGGCGACCTTACGCATTAAACGGACTATCCGCCGGATTGTCGATAATTCGGTTAAAACAGATGTCTGGAACATTCGCTTAACTTATCGCTATCTCCCCCGCAAACAACTGACAGACAGCCAGCGAGAAATCAATCCGCTGGGGTTCATCGTAACCAGCTACCAACGCGATAAAGAACTGAGGGGTGAATGA
- the virB9 gene encoding P-type conjugative transfer protein VirB9, translating into MMLKTTVILWLLLGSSTAWSAAIPRSSTYDSRMQNVTYNSQNATIVNTRPGYLTTLLFDDDEEVIDAQAGFPKGWKVTKSDNRVGISPNPITQPVTDDNGNNINKVFLPTASEWRTNLFVVTSKRDYSLELNVLENDSSSQAFIIRFRYPDDERRQSEAASAARLKLMRETQEKQQITTAFEQVTTPRNWLYTKRVATSSASIAPDFTYDDGRFIYLGFSPAKILPSIFRVVNGQEQTVTPRIAKQGNYTVVVVRAMSPHLVLRYGSAVVGIENTSFGNATVGSDDTVSSVVTLEAK; encoded by the coding sequence ATGATGCTGAAAACAACAGTGATCTTGTGGCTTCTTTTGGGTTCATCCACAGCCTGGAGCGCGGCGATACCGCGCAGCAGCACGTATGACAGCCGAATGCAAAATGTCACCTATAACAGCCAAAATGCGACCATCGTCAACACCCGCCCCGGCTACCTCACCACACTCCTGTTTGATGACGATGAAGAAGTCATCGACGCGCAAGCGGGTTTTCCAAAGGGCTGGAAAGTCACAAAAAGCGATAACCGGGTCGGTATCAGCCCAAACCCTATCACCCAACCGGTAACCGATGATAATGGCAACAACATCAATAAGGTGTTTCTGCCAACGGCGAGCGAGTGGAGAACCAATCTCTTTGTCGTAACATCAAAGCGCGATTACAGTCTGGAACTGAACGTACTGGAGAATGACTCGTCTTCCCAGGCCTTTATTATCCGTTTTCGCTATCCGGATGACGAGCGCAGGCAATCCGAGGCAGCCAGCGCAGCGCGTCTGAAACTCATGCGTGAAACACAGGAAAAGCAGCAGATAACGACAGCCTTCGAGCAGGTAACCACGCCGCGTAACTGGCTTTACACCAAGCGGGTCGCGACGAGTTCAGCCTCCATAGCACCAGATTTTACTTACGATGATGGCCGCTTTATCTATCTGGGTTTTTCTCCCGCCAAAATCCTTCCGTCGATCTTCCGGGTCGTTAACGGACAGGAACAGACCGTAACGCCTCGCATAGCCAAACAAGGAAACTACACAGTCGTCGTCGTGCGGGCAATGTCACCACATCTAGTGTTGCGCTACGGCAGCGCAGTGGTCGGGATTGAGAATACGTCATTTGGCAACGCTACCGTTGGCAGCGATGACACCGTTTCATCTGTCGTTACGCTGGAGGCTAAATGA
- the virB10 gene encoding VirB10/TraB/TrbI family type IV secretion system protein translates to MTDKSIPDTTEKTVAELEAEARERARSAMASQAHEQNTPPGQPEVTRFKKASSRRTLLVSLLSLGALIALALGGDRFLAALKQSDDKAAETTIPPSASTGQHERKNLGMDNNPFGLFGQDKQETATDNHPIQTAPPSEPTVLNKAAALTDGSNSAVDSAQSGHALASQTAPSGTQRNQSKDTPATTSGTEANDANPGIAKVTSVRRLGLDPNLYLPVDLYIPCSMMRRFVSDVGGRISRLIGEDIYSANHYVKLLPAGTVARGFYRTGALQHGRSRMFVIWTELRTPEPGSLQIPLIDTEATGPLGEAGISGWIDTHFWERFGNALMLSTVQDVAAAASDSAPGKDRNTDYTENTRAAASEMAKTALENSITIPPTMYLNQGDVIGIMTGTDIDFSSVYQLRLKKRWYER, encoded by the coding sequence ATGACTGATAAATCCATCCCAGACACAACGGAAAAAACCGTGGCGGAGCTGGAGGCTGAAGCCCGTGAACGCGCCCGTTCAGCGATGGCGAGCCAGGCACACGAGCAAAACACGCCTCCCGGCCAACCTGAAGTGACCCGCTTCAAAAAAGCCTCCAGCCGCCGGACACTGCTGGTCAGCCTGCTAAGTCTAGGCGCCCTGATTGCGCTGGCATTGGGTGGAGATCGCTTCCTTGCAGCATTAAAGCAAAGCGATGATAAGGCGGCTGAAACCACAATCCCGCCATCAGCCAGTACGGGGCAACATGAGCGTAAAAACCTCGGTATGGACAACAATCCGTTCGGCCTGTTCGGTCAGGACAAACAGGAAACCGCAACAGATAATCATCCAATACAGACGGCACCACCGTCAGAGCCTACCGTTTTAAATAAGGCAGCAGCACTGACCGATGGGTCAAATAGTGCCGTTGATTCCGCACAGAGCGGTCATGCTCTGGCTTCACAAACAGCACCTTCCGGCACACAACGCAATCAGAGCAAAGACACGCCTGCAACCACATCTGGCACAGAGGCTAACGACGCCAATCCCGGTATTGCAAAAGTGACCAGCGTCAGGCGACTGGGTCTCGATCCCAATCTCTATCTTCCGGTTGATCTTTATATTCCGTGCTCAATGATGCGACGTTTTGTCTCTGACGTAGGTGGTCGTATTTCGCGCCTCATCGGTGAAGATATCTACAGCGCCAACCATTACGTGAAGTTGCTCCCTGCCGGAACCGTCGCCAGAGGGTTCTACCGCACCGGGGCGCTGCAACATGGCCGGAGCCGGATGTTTGTCATCTGGACGGAATTACGCACACCAGAACCCGGTAGCCTGCAAATCCCGCTGATTGATACCGAAGCCACTGGTCCATTGGGTGAAGCCGGGATTAGCGGCTGGATTGATACCCACTTCTGGGAACGGTTCGGCAATGCGTTGATGTTGAGCACTGTACAAGATGTAGCCGCCGCCGCATCAGATTCAGCACCGGGGAAAGACCGCAATACCGATTACACCGAAAACACCCGCGCTGCCGCGTCAGAAATGGCGAAAACGGCGTTAGAAAACAGTATCACTATCCCGCCCACGATGTACCTCAATCAGGGCGATGTGATCGGCATCATGACCGGTACGGATATCGATTTCTCTTCCGTTTATCAACTGCGTTTAAAAAAGAGGTGGTATGAACGCTGA
- the virB11 gene encoding P-type DNA transfer ATPase VirB11 translates to MNAENLSLDFMKNQLFGEFLPLAGLTEIAINRPGEIHTKINGRWGKHDSPVTLRQCHAFAKALASWNEDNIDDTSPILSATLGSGERVQTIIPPACERNTVSITLRNPSFEQKTHQSWIDAGFYNRIASKERNEGKDDELTRCYNNGDIPHFIEKAVEYGKTIFIVGETGSGKTTYMKTLLHYIPPHLRLTTIEDNPEIRFYHHANYVHLFYPADAGDEAIITPGRLIRANYRMNPDRILLAEIRGREAWDALKIIGSGHEGLITSLHAGSPEECIEGMIDRCYENPDCKNIPFGVLLRKVLKCVDIIVSVDIHGDIRRMGDIYFKPIHLHQMKKVFR, encoded by the coding sequence ATGAACGCTGAAAACCTGTCGCTGGATTTTATGAAAAACCAGTTATTTGGTGAATTTCTGCCACTGGCAGGCCTGACGGAAATCGCCATCAACCGCCCCGGAGAGATCCACACCAAAATAAACGGTCGATGGGGGAAGCATGATTCTCCGGTTACGTTGCGTCAGTGCCATGCGTTTGCCAAAGCACTGGCCTCATGGAATGAGGACAATATCGATGATACCTCCCCCATCCTTTCCGCTACATTAGGATCAGGTGAACGTGTCCAGACCATTATCCCCCCAGCCTGCGAGCGGAATACCGTATCGATTACGCTGCGAAATCCGTCATTTGAGCAGAAAACACATCAGTCCTGGATTGATGCCGGTTTTTATAATCGGATAGCGAGTAAGGAGAGAAACGAAGGTAAAGACGATGAACTGACTCGCTGCTATAACAATGGCGATATTCCCCACTTTATCGAAAAGGCCGTTGAGTACGGCAAAACGATCTTTATTGTTGGTGAAACCGGCTCCGGTAAAACCACCTATATGAAGACGTTGCTGCACTATATTCCGCCACATCTCAGGCTAACCACGATTGAAGACAATCCTGAAATCCGGTTTTATCACCACGCTAATTATGTCCATCTGTTTTACCCGGCAGATGCCGGAGACGAGGCGATTATCACACCCGGCAGACTTATCAGAGCGAATTATCGAATGAATCCAGATCGGATTCTGCTGGCGGAAATTCGTGGGCGGGAAGCGTGGGATGCGCTGAAAATTATCGGCTCCGGCCATGAAGGCCTTATCACCTCCCTGCACGCAGGCAGCCCGGAAGAGTGTATTGAAGGGATGATTGACCGCTGCTATGAGAACCCTGATTGCAAAAATATCCCGTTCGGTGTGCTGTTACGCAAAGTGCTTAAATGCGTGGATATCATCGTCAGCGTAGATATTCACGGCGATATTCGCCGGATGGGGGATATTTATTTCAAACCGATACACCTTCATCAAATGAAGAAAGTATTCAGATAG